The genomic segment cCATCCAACCCAACAAattaaaagaaagcaaaaaatgaCTTCCCAATTTCTCTATTTTAGgaatttttgaattaatttgcagtccttttgttttgtttttggtaTAGTTTTGTTCATTAAAAAAGAAGTTTGTTTGCTATTTTacgatttcatttttttataatcaattttcctagtttcttttttttctatattttgaGATACAGCCTCTTAAATTGTTGGTCACCAAGACATTTTTAAGTCAAGGTAGAaggtcaagaattcaaacttTATCTCCCACCAGCCATTATTTATAGCTTctcactctccctctctttAAATTAGGCTAGAATAGGTTATACAAACAGTTATCGTtgctcttaaaaaaaaaagaaaagaaaagggcatAGCCGTGTAGTATTCAAGATTTATGGTAATTTCACACACATGATACTTgcatatattaaaaaatttcaaGTCATGATAAGTCTGGAATTTGGATTAAAATTTCTTTGACTGTTGGAACCAAATTAAAGATGAATGTGACAAGTGCAGGATGTTCGGGCACTCTCACATATGCATATAACCATTTCACGGTCTTATTTGAATTGTGAAACTTAAAGTGATTTTTGAGTAAGAATCtgattgatttcatgcttgCTGTGATTAATTCCAGAATTGGTTAAAAATACTTTTCCTAGCATCTTTCTGCACTCGAATTCTCAAGAAAATAGCCAACGCCAATTCTCCTTTGCACCCTATGAATACATTGCTAATTAGAGTACAAAAATGCACTAATAGAGCTTGATAAACGACAACAACATTGATAGCAGTCTAAATATTGCAAAACATGCATTGAATAAAACTCTGGATGTAGAACGGAGAGATTCAATCTCACTGTGAAGAATAACAAGCTGTATGGATCTCTGGGCATTTGCTCCGCACAATTGTTAATGTACTGATCATCATTAGAAATACAGGTTGCCGTTTtgaccaaaataataataataataataataataataataatgagtaAGCTAACCATCTTTGGAAGGGaattaaaggaaagaaaactacAACATTCATCAGTCTGATTAAAAGAATTTGCTGTAATATAATTTCAACTCTCATATATGTTGCGAATCCGCTTCAAATGCATCCTTTGGCAGCCCAAGCGTTTCCTGCTGACAAAGTGCCCTTAACATTAACCGTGCATCATTGCAAACTGAAAGCAGAAGACAAGACTTGGGAGCTGGGGACAGGAGATGAGACAACGGATACCAACTCCCTAGTTTAAGCCTGGTAATCAGATTCTAGTTCTTCAACAGTCTTCATACAAAAGTCAGGCCCCCCCCAACTCCAAACAATGGCAAGTGCTTGCGACTAGCTGGTACAATCATCTTTAGTCTCCAGAGTGTTCAATACTATATTGCTCAGCATAAGAGACCAGCAAGTACAATCATCTTTGATGCAATTATAGTGAAATGTGACTCATCCATCATGTACTGGCTAAAACTTTCGGTACTCTGTCCGGAGATGTCAAAAAATATTTCATCCCACCATACAACATAAAACCAATGACACCAAGCGTAATGGGTATCGTcaaaatgaaaagtttcttggtCTCCTTGACTCTATGGTTGGACCTGGGTTTAGATGGAGCAGAAGACCTCAATAACGGATTTTTCATGAATGAGGAATACAAATTGATATCCTCTCTTGTAAGAGCTGGTTTTAGGGAATTCCTGACTGTTTGGAAATGCCGACTACAAACAAGAGTGGCCGATATATCTTCCCTCAAAGCTACAATTCCAGCCTCTTTGCAGAGCCCCTCCAGTTCAGCCCCAGTGAAGAGCTCCGTATCTGCTGCTATCTGTCCCAAATCAACATCAGGATCCACTTTCATACCACGTGTATGAACTCGAAGAATTTCATACCGAGCTTCCAGATCAGGTGGTGGGACATAAAGCACCTACAACAATTATCCAAATTAGCCACTCATCAGCATTACTCCTATCAACAAGTTACTTGAGTCCCTGCGTTATGTAACATCAGACCATTCATACTGATATTTATACACCATCAGCACAAGTGCTCCATGAAGTAATTAtgaaaatttacaaatcaaGACAGACATGTGCTGCATGAAAACAGCAACTTTCCACTTGGACACGAGTCTTTCAAACAAAGCCTGGTTCCTCCTATTCTATCTCagtaacacaaaaaaaaagacaatttCAACCCCTAACTCATGATATGATAACAGACTCGTTAGGAGCTATAAGTAAAGCTATCTTACTTTTCTCTGAAGGATAAGGAGAGGCACAAAGAACAACATAGAGAATATGCAACAGccaaagcaaaatataaaggtTCAGAAAATGTGCATGTTTTTCCACCTTTTGGATAATAAAAACACAGTAATAGCTCATTTCTATTAAGAAACTTTACTAGATCAAAGCGTCCAGGTCGCATAAGTGCAGCATCAATTGCATGAGGACGGTTTGTAGCAGCTAAAACAAGAATGCCCTGAGAAAATAAATTAGCAGTCACGCCAGAAAATATTAACACCTCAACTCTAAAGCCGAAGAGTAATAATGGTCGTGCTCACTTTTGCCTGCTCTAAACCATCCATTTCTGTTAGTAGAGTAGATAAAAGTCTCTCACCCACTGTAGTGCTGCCACTTGAACTTCCTCCTCTGtaattaaaggaaaaatggtACAAGAAATCAAAATGGACTCGAAAAGTTAAAAGTGTGAATGCATGTGTATGACTCCAACTTTAGTGGTGTCTCACCCCAACTCTAAGGATATCTCCCGTAAAGGAAAAGGAACTATAGTCTCAGAAAGGAAGAGCTAACTACAACAATAAGAATATTAAAAAAACTTTCTCCATCTGTCTAAATGTCCAAGTGAAACTACATATAGTAGCATACCATATACTATATGTCATACACGTGACCTATATCTATCACCTATAAATGCCTAGCATGCAATTGACTAACTGACAATCCACAATATCATTGCATGGAAAGTGACATTAAACAATTAGATTTACATAGTTTCCCATTTTGAGTCATTACACAAGCTAAGCAGTATAAGGTAGAATGCCAAACAAGAAAAGGATTCCAAGAGGAAACTTAAGCAGACTAAATCCAAAAGCATACAAGCAAACACTTCTAACTATTACGCAatgaaaattggaagaaatttctcaataGTGGACCAGGTCAACAAATCATTTGTATTTGAAACCAACTCTGAAAGAACTTGAAGAACTTCCAAATGATGCTTTTATGTCTTCATAGAGGAAGGGTTAATTTATATCAGGACACGGTATCTTCAAGCTTCAAATAACTACTTACTGGCCTTCTTGACTTAAAACCATATGTTTGAACACAATAAAAAAAGGTGTTAAAGCGATTGACAGATTTCTTTCAAGAACCATAAAGCAAGAGAAGTGTTATTTGTCAGCAGGTGCAAAAAACCATTTAAGGGACCAATGATCAAACAGTGCAGGCATCAGAAGCATCAGTTGGTATACATGCAAGTTTGAATACACTGTTCAGGCATGCAACTTCAACAAGCACTAGTTCAAACTCAAGAAAACCACAACATATGGTAACAGCTTACACCTGGTTGAAGTATGATAAAATGCTAAAGAATTGAGTTTAAGCTAGCACATGCGATCTGTGTCCCTGATACAAAAAAGTTTGttgcaaaaagaaaaagctgTAAACAAAAACAATATTTACCGTCTTGCAGCAACAACATCAGCTTCGTCGAAAAAAATTATACTAGGAGCTGCAAGACGAGCCCTCCGAAATGTATTACGCAACAAAGCTTCGCCTTCACCAACATACATAGAAAAGAGTTCTGCACCACTGAAAAACTAATGTAAATTTCCACCCCAGTGCAATTGCAATTATGTTGCCGACATTCAGATATCAAGAATGATCATAGGAAGCTCACTCTTCTATATTGGTTGTTAAGCTTAAACAATGAGAAGACACGATATCTATTAGATTGATAATCAATATATACTGCCTTTCTCTTTTTCCAATAAGGACCAAATGGAGCCATTCTCAACATACCAAAGGCCTACTAGAACACCACTATTGCTAACTTACTCGCTTTTCGATCATAATTGATAAATTGTGATTAAATAAGGAAgtgaacacacacacacacaaaaaaaaagacaaacagCAGTGGCATGATTGGTGAGAAGAAATATGAATAGAAGTCAGTTCTAACGCCTGTATGCATCCAGTGGTAGACAACCAAGTAAAAGTTTTTCCAGCTTACTCATCCCACGAATGCAGGATCTTACAGATGCAATAATGCTTCATGAAACAGATAGTTTTAACTTGAAAATCATGAAAGCAACATGCACTGCTGAGTTCAGAATGGAAACATTATCATAGCAGGAGTTCATCCAGCCTCTTCggaatataaaaaattaaagcaaaatatacaaaaaagaaagaaagaaataaagaaaactaGTGGAAAAAGAGCTGGGTACATCTAAGAATATGCACTTTTCCTCAACTATCATttgatctcaatttttttttcgggaAGTGGTATAGAAAATTAATGATGGACTAACCTCAATGAAAAGAATGATGCTTGGGCTGCATGACCAGCAGCTTTAGCAAGTGTTGTTTTTGAACAACCTGGAGGACCATGAAGAAGGATTCCTCGAATAGGGGACACCCCGAGCCGTGAAAAAGCTGAAGAGTGTTTCAAGGGCCACTCAACAGCTTGCTGAAGCTTTTTCTGTTTTATGCAGTAGACTTGTAAGATACTTACACTTATggttgtaaacttgaaaagtagTGCAACAGCAACAGACCTTTAACTCATATAGACCACCAATGTCTTCCCAAGAAACCTTTGGGATTTCAACTGTAACACCTCTTGTTATACTCGGCCCAACAATTGACCTAGCATGTTTAAAATCATCCACTGTTATGTTACATATTTTGCCTCCAAGATCTCCATCTGAAGATTTTCTAAGTGCAGAAAGAGCAGCCTCACGACACAAAGCTTCTAAATCTGCTCCAACATAACCATTGCACGCAGCAGCCAAGGATTGCAAGTTGACATCGGGATCCAAAGAAAGCCTCTTTGTGTAGAGctgagagagagacagagagagagatgaaGTGTAATCCTTTAGAGATGCACAAGGTAAACATCTAACCTATTAGCCCATATTCCAACGCTCCCACATGTGAGTGGCCCCGACAAAGGCCATTTAAAAGATAGTATCCGAAAATCCCGAGCAGACCTTGAGAATTTGAAAGCGTTCAGCTTCACTAGGTGTTGTGACTTCAATCTCTGTGTCAAAACGCCCAGACCTTCTAAGCGCGGGATCAATTGCATCCACTCTGAATACAGAGGACTGTCAAATACTTAGAAACAGTTTTGTACTCAG from the Coffea arabica cultivar ET-39 chromosome 11e, Coffea Arabica ET-39 HiFi, whole genome shotgun sequence genome contains:
- the LOC113719008 gene encoding cell division control protein 48 homolog B isoform X6 — encoded protein: METSSSSSTLTNGGQWRAEEAVAGNWEALRALRELITSPLLYSRESRKLGLKWPRGLLLYGPPGTGKTSLVRAVVRECGAHLIVLSPHSVHRAHAGESERILREAFAEASSHAKLGKPSVIFIDEIDAICPRRDSRREQDIRLASQLFMLMDSNKSSSTSTSHVVVVASTNRVDAIDPALRRSGRFDTEIEVTTPSEAERFQILKLYTKRLSLDPDVNLQSLAAACNGYVGADLEALCREAALSALRKSSDGDLGGKICNITVDDFKHARSIVGPSITRGVTVEIPKVSWEDIGGLYELKKKLQQAVEWPLKHSSAFSRLGVSPIRGILLHGPPGCSKTTLAKAAGHAAQASFFSLSGAELFSMYVGEGEALLRNTFRRARLAAPSIIFFDEADVVAARRGGSSSGSTTVGERLLSTLLTEMDGLEQAKGILVLAATNRPHAIDAALMRPGRFDLVLYVPPPDLEARYEILRVHTRGMKVDPDVDLGQIAADTELFTGAELEGLCKEAGIVALREDISATLVCSRHFQTVRNSLKPALTREDINLYSSFMKNPLLRSSAPSKPRSNHRVKETKKLFILTIPITLGVIGFMLYGGMKYFLTSPDRVPKVLAST
- the LOC113719008 gene encoding cell division control protein 48 homolog B isoform X1, coding for MNQQLITSRRVSSRTVQFSSLMQTSNCSNRRSARRDMETSSSSSTLTNGGQWRAEEAVAGNWEALRALRELITSPLLYSRESRKLGLKWPRGLLLYGPPGTGKTSLVRAVVRECGAHLIVLSPHSVHRAHAGESERILREAFAEASSHAKLGKPSVIFIDEIDAICPRRDSRREQDIRLASQLFMLMDSNKSSSTSTSHVVVVASTNRVDAIDPALRRSGRFDTEIEVTTPSEAERFQILKLYTKRLSLDPDVNLQSLAAACNGYVGADLEALCREAALSALRKSSDGDLGGKICNITVDDFKHARSIVGPSITRGVTVEIPKVSWEDIGGLYELKKKLQQAVEWPLKHSSAFSRLGVSPIRGILLHGPPGCSKTTLAKAAGHAAQASFFSLSGAELFSMYVGEGEALLRNTFRRARLAAPSIIFFDEADVVAARRGGSSSGSTTVGERLLSTLLTEMDGLEQAKGILVLAATNRPHAIDAALMRPGRFDLVLYVPPPDLEARYEILRVHTRGMKVDPDVDLGQIAADTELFTGAELEGLCKEAGIVALREDISATLVCSRHFQTVRNSLKPALTREDINLYSSFMKNPLLRSSAPSKPRSNHRVKETKKLFILTIPITLGVIGFMLYGGMKYFLTSPDRVPKVLAST
- the LOC113719008 gene encoding cell division control protein 48 homolog B isoform X4 is translated as MQTSNCSNRRSARRDMETSSSSSTLTNGGQWRAEEAVAGNWEALRALRELITSPLLYSRESRKLGLKWPRGLLLYGPPGTGKTSLVRAVVRECGAHLIVLSPHSVHRAHAGESERILREAFAEASSHAKLGKPSVIFIDEIDAICPRRDSRREQDIRLASQLFMLMDSNKSSSTSTSHVVVVASTNRVDAIDPALRRSGRFDTEIEVTTPSEAERFQILKLYTKRLSLDPDVNLQSLAAACNGYVGADLEALCREAALSALRKSSDGDLGGKICNITVDDFKHARSIVGPSITRGVTVEIPKVSWEDIGGLYELKKKLQQAVEWPLKHSSAFSRLGVSPIRGILLHGPPGCSKTTLAKAAGHAAQASFFSLSGAELFSMYVGEGEALLRNTFRRARLAAPSIIFFDEADVVAARRGGSSSGSTTVGERLLSTLLTEMDGLEQAKGILVLAATNRPHAIDAALMRPGRFDLVLYVPPPDLEARYEILRVHTRGMKVDPDVDLGQIAADTELFTGAELEGLCKEAGIVALREDISATLVCSRHFQTVRNSLKPALTREDINLYSSFMKNPLLRSSAPSKPRSNHRVKETKKLFILTIPITLGVIGFMLYGGMKYFLTSPDRVPKVLAST
- the LOC113719008 gene encoding cell division control protein 48 homolog B isoform X5, which produces MNQQLITSRRVSSRTVQFSSLMQTSNCSNRRSARRDMETSSSSSTLTNGGQWRAEEAVAGNWEALRALRELITSPLLYSRESRKLGLKWPRGLLLYGPPGTGKTSLVRAVVRECGAHLIVLSPHSVHRAHAGESERILREAFAEASSHAKLGKPSVIFIDEIDAICPRRDSRREQDIRLASQLFMLMDSNKSSSTSTSHVVVVASTNRVDAIDPALRRSGRFDTEIEVTTPSEAERFQILKLYTKRLSLDPDVNLQSLAAACNGYVGADLEALCREAALSALRKSSDGDLGGKICNITVDDFKHARSIVGPSITRGVTVEIPKVSWEDIGGLYELKKKLQQAVEWPLKHSSAFSRLGVSPIRGILLHGPPGCSKTTLAKAAGHAAQASFFSLSGAELFSMYVGEGEALLRNTFRRARLAAPSIIFFDEADVVAARRGGSSSGSTTVGERLLSTLLTEMDGLEQAKVLYVPPPDLEARYEILRVHTRGMKVDPDVDLGQIAADTELFTGAELEGLCKEAGIVALREDISATLVCSRHFQTVRNSLKPALTREDINLYSSFMKNPLLRSSAPSKPRSNHRVKETKKLFILTIPITLGVIGFMLYGGMKYFLTSPDRVPKVLAST
- the LOC113719008 gene encoding cell division control protein 48 homolog B isoform X3 yields the protein MNQQLITSRRVSSRRSARRDMETSSSSSTLTNGGQWRAEEAVAGNWEALRALRELITSPLLYSRESRKLGLKWPRGLLLYGPPGTGKTSLVRAVVRECGAHLIVLSPHSVHRAHAGESERILREAFAEASSHAKLGKPSVIFIDEIDAICPRRDSRREQDIRLASQLFMLMDSNKSSSTSTSHVVVVASTNRVDAIDPALRRSGRFDTEIEVTTPSEAERFQILKLYTKRLSLDPDVNLQSLAAACNGYVGADLEALCREAALSALRKSSDGDLGGKICNITVDDFKHARSIVGPSITRGVTVEIPKVSWEDIGGLYELKKKLQQAVEWPLKHSSAFSRLGVSPIRGILLHGPPGCSKTTLAKAAGHAAQASFFSLSGAELFSMYVGEGEALLRNTFRRARLAAPSIIFFDEADVVAARRGGSSSGSTTVGERLLSTLLTEMDGLEQAKGILVLAATNRPHAIDAALMRPGRFDLVLYVPPPDLEARYEILRVHTRGMKVDPDVDLGQIAADTELFTGAELEGLCKEAGIVALREDISATLVCSRHFQTVRNSLKPALTREDINLYSSFMKNPLLRSSAPSKPRSNHRVKETKKLFILTIPITLGVIGFMLYGGMKYFLTSPDRVPKVLAST
- the LOC113719008 gene encoding cell division control protein 48 homolog B isoform X2, whose protein sequence is MNQQLITSRRVSSSNCSNRRSARRDMETSSSSSTLTNGGQWRAEEAVAGNWEALRALRELITSPLLYSRESRKLGLKWPRGLLLYGPPGTGKTSLVRAVVRECGAHLIVLSPHSVHRAHAGESERILREAFAEASSHAKLGKPSVIFIDEIDAICPRRDSRREQDIRLASQLFMLMDSNKSSSTSTSHVVVVASTNRVDAIDPALRRSGRFDTEIEVTTPSEAERFQILKLYTKRLSLDPDVNLQSLAAACNGYVGADLEALCREAALSALRKSSDGDLGGKICNITVDDFKHARSIVGPSITRGVTVEIPKVSWEDIGGLYELKKKLQQAVEWPLKHSSAFSRLGVSPIRGILLHGPPGCSKTTLAKAAGHAAQASFFSLSGAELFSMYVGEGEALLRNTFRRARLAAPSIIFFDEADVVAARRGGSSSGSTTVGERLLSTLLTEMDGLEQAKGILVLAATNRPHAIDAALMRPGRFDLVLYVPPPDLEARYEILRVHTRGMKVDPDVDLGQIAADTELFTGAELEGLCKEAGIVALREDISATLVCSRHFQTVRNSLKPALTREDINLYSSFMKNPLLRSSAPSKPRSNHRVKETKKLFILTIPITLGVIGFMLYGGMKYFLTSPDRVPKVLAST
- the LOC113719008 gene encoding cell division control protein 48 homolog B isoform X7, whose translation is MNQQLITSRRVSSRTVQFSSLMQTSNCSNRRSARRDMETSSSSSTLTNGGQWRAEEAVAGNWEALRALRELITSPLLYSRESRKLGLKWPRGLLLYGPPGTGKTSLVRAVVRECGAHLIVLSPHSVHRAHAGESERILREAFAEASSHAKLGKPSVIFIDEIDAICPRRDSRREQDIRLASQLFMLMDSNKSSSTSTSHVVVVASTNRVDAIDPALRRSGRFDTEIEVTTPSEAERFQILKLYTKRLSLDPDVNLQSLAAACNGYVGADLEALCREAALSALRKSSDGDLGGKICNITVDDFKHARSIVGPSITRGVTVEIPKVSWEDIGGLYELKKKLQQAVEWPLKHSSAFSRLGVSPIRGILLHGPPGCSKTTLAKAAGHAAQASFFSLSGAELFSMYVGEGEALLRNTFRRARLAAPSIIFFDEADVVAARRGGSSSGSTTVGERLLSTLLTEMDGLEQAKVSTTIITLRL